A region of Streptosporangiales bacterium DNA encodes the following proteins:
- the rpsJ gene encoding 30S ribosomal protein S10, giving the protein MAGQKIRIRLKAYDHEVIDNSARKIVDTVTRTGARVAGPVPLPTEKNRFCVIRSPHKYKDSREHFELRTHKRLIDILDPTPKTVDSLMRLDLPAGVDIEIKL; this is encoded by the coding sequence ACAGAAGATCCGCATTCGGCTCAAGGCCTATGACCACGAGGTCATCGACAACTCGGCGCGCAAGATCGTCGACACTGTGACGCGCACCGGCGCACGCGTCGCCGGGCCGGTGCCGTTGCCGACGGAGAAGAACAGGTTCTGCGTGATCCGTTCGCCGCACAAGTACAAGGACTCGCGGGAGCACTTCGAGTTGCGTACGCACAAGCGGCTCATCGACATCCTCGACCCCACGCCGAAGACGGTCGACTCGCTGATGCGGCTCGACCTGCCGGCTGGCGTCGACATCGAGATCAAGCTGTAG